The Tessaracoccus timonensis sequence AGTGGGCGATGCCGTCGAGCGCCGACTTGCGCCCCTTCTCCTGGGCCTTGAGTTGTTCCCAGTTGGCCCACATGTCGTCGGGCACAGGGGTATCGGAAAAGACGTGCGGATGCCTGCGAACGAGCTTGTCAGCGATGCCGCGAGCCACGTCGTCGATGGAGAAGCGACCTTCCTCCTCAGCGATGCGGGAGTGGAAGAACACTTGCAGGAGCACGTCGCCGAGCTCCTCGCGCAGGTCATCGTCGGTGCCGTCCTCGACGGCGTCCACCACCTCGCAGGCTTCCTCGATGAGGTGGTTCAGCAGCGACTCGTGGGTCTGCTCCGCGTCCCAGGGGCAGCCCGTGCGAAGCTGCTCCATGATCTGGCGCAGCCGCTGCAGCTGGTCGTCAGGCACTACTTACTTGGCGGGTACAGACAGCGAACCGCTGTCGATGGTCATCTGTCCGTCTTGCAGCTTCAGATCGCCGTACCGCGGGTTGAGCTCAACCTCGTCGACGAGGGTCTGCAGCGCTGCGGTGAATTCGTCGGGTGAGACCGTCTGCTGCAGCTGGGCGAGCGCGGCGTCGAACGACATCTGGCCGGCAATGAAGTCGTGGCAGACCTTGTTCGACGCGTATTGCGGGAGCTGCTGCTGGATGGTCTGTTCAATCTGTCCACGCGGA is a genomic window containing:
- a CDS encoding MazG family protein, with translation MEQLRTGCPWDAEQTHESLLNHLIEEACEVVDAVEDGTDDDLREELGDVLLQVFFHSRIAEEEGRFSIDDVARGIADKLVRRHPHVFSDTPVPDDMWANWEQLKAQEKGRKSALDGIAHSMSAIARAHKVISRSRSHGVEIALPDAPITEDEVGEQIVALVARAQAGGIDADAATRKALRRLEADVHQAETAKLANSAVEPGENA